The following proteins are encoded in a genomic region of Ursus arctos isolate Adak ecotype North America unplaced genomic scaffold, UrsArc2.0 scaffold_32, whole genome shotgun sequence:
- the ELOA gene encoding elongin-A yields the protein MHGGRSCGPRTRREPSSGEEAAPVTAMAAESALQVVEKLQARLAANPDPKKLLKYLKKLSTLPITVDILAETGVGKTVNSLRKHEHVGSFARDLVAQWKKLVPVERNTEPDEQDFERSNSRKRPRDAVQKEEEIEGDYQENWKASSSQSYSPDHRQKKHRKLSEPERTHKASHVQERRDERKRCHRVSPVYSSDHESSDYGHVQSPPSSASPHQMSMDPYRSLEEDHEPFVPHQKPGKGHSNAFQDRLGISQDRHLGDPQGKGAVSQNKEHRSYKEKRPVDARGDGKSSLSREKSHKAISKEENRRPLSGDSTKDKLPSSGVKKEKEKEGSTKKKFLPPLEVASDNHLKNKPKHKDAEKTKSDKTKQSLDSLDVGKGAGEPLPKVKDRVSNNLKTSEGKVKTSHSDRKSVGSLPKAEDADMDDEFEQPTMSFESYLSYDQPRKKKKKIVKTSATTLGEKGLKKNDSKSTSKNLDSVQKLPKVNENKSEKLQPAGADSAKLKKVPTDALPVLPDLPLPMIQANYRPLPTLELMSSFPPKRKALSSPQEEEEAGFTGRRMNSKMQVYSGSKCAYLPKMMTLHQQCIRVLKNNIDSIFEVGGVPYSVLEPVLERCTPDQLYRIEEYNHVLIEETDQLWKVHCHRDFKEERPEEYESWREMYLRLQDAREQRLRVLTKNIRSAHANKPKGRQAKMAFVNSVAKPPRDVRRRQEKFGTGGAAVPEKIRIKPAPYPTGNSHAPSGGGNSYGASPEEPAYDGPSTSGAHLAPVLSTVSYDPRKPTVKKIAPMMAKTIKAFKNRFSRR from the exons ATGCACGGAGGGCGGAGCTGCGGCCCGAGGACGCGACGCGAGCCCAGTTCCGGCGAGGAGGCCGCGCCAGTGACAGCGATGGCGGCGGAGTCGGCGCTCCAAGTTGTGGAGAAGCTGCAGGCGCGCCTGGCCGCGAACCCGGACCCGAAGAAG cttttaaaatatttgaagaaactcTCCACCTTGCCTATTACAGTAGACATTCTTGCG GAGACCGGAGTTGGGAAAACAGTAAACAGCTTGCGAAAACACGAGCACGTTGGAAGTTTTGCCAGGGATCTGGTGGCCCAGTGGAAGAAACTGGTTCCTGTGGAACG aAACACTGAGCCTGATGAACAGGACTTTGAGAGGAGCAATTCCCGAAAGCGCCCCAGGGATGCTGttcagaaggaggaggagatagAGGGGGACTACCAGGAAAACTGGAAAGCCTCCAGTAGCCAATCCTATAGCCCTGATCACAGgcagaaaaaacacagaaaactctCGGAACCCGAGAGAACTCACAAAGCGTCTCACGTTCAAGAGAGGAGAGACGAGAGAAAGAGGTGCCATAGAGTTTCGCCAGTTTATTCTTCAGACCACGAATCTTCTGATTATGGCCATGTTCAGTCCCCTCCATCGTCTGCCAGTCCCCATCAGATGTCCATGGACCCTTACAGATCCTTGGAGGAGGACCATGAGCCCTTTGTTCCACATCAGAAGCCTGGAAAAGGCCATAGTAATGCCTTTCAGGACAGACTGGGGATTAGTCAGGACCGACACCTGGGGGACCCCCAGGGGAAAGGGGCTGTGAGTCAGAACAAGGAGCACAGATCTTATAAGGAAAAACGTCCGGTGGATGCCAGGGGAGATGGGAAGTCGTCTTTGAGCAGAGAGAAATCACACAAGGCCATCTCCAAAGAGGAAAACCGAAGGCCACTCTCAGGGGATAGCACAAAGGACAAACTGCCCTCTAGTGGTgtcaagaaagagaaggagaaagagggcagCACCAAGAAGAAGTTTTTACCCCCCTTGGAAGTTGCTTCAGACAACCACCTTAAAAACAAGCCAAAGCACAAAGACGCAGAGAAAACCAAATCGGACAAAACCAAGCAGAGTCTAGACAGCTTAGACGTAGGAAAGGGGGCGGGAGAGCCGCTGCCCAAGGTGAAAGACAGGGTTTCTAACAACCTAAAGACTTCAGAAGGGAAAGTAAAAACTTCTCATTCAGATAGAAAGTCAGTGGGCTCCCTCCCTAAGGCTGAGGACGCAGATATGGATGATGAATTTGAGCAGCCCACCATGTCTTTTGAGTCCTACCTCAGCTATGACCAGCCccggaagaaaaagaaaaagattgtgaAGACTTCAGCCACAACTCTTGGAgaaaaaggactaaaaaaaaatgattcgAAAAGCACTAGTAAAAATTTGGACTCAGTTCAGAAATTACCTAAAGTGAACGAAAACAAGTCTGAGAAGCTTCAGCCAGCTGGCGCCGATTCAGCCAAGCTGAAAAAG GTCCCCACGGATGCATTACCGGTGTTGCCAGACCTCCCATTACCCATGATACAGGCCAATTACCGGCCACTTCCTACCCTGGAATTGATGTCCTCCTTCCCACCAAAGCGAAAAG CGCTCTCTTCAccccaggaagaggaagaagctggaTTCACTGGACGAAGAATGAATTCTAAGATGCAGGTGTATTCTGGCTCCAAATGTGCCTATCTCCCCAAGATGATGACCTTGCACCAGCAGTGCATCCGGGTACTTAAAAACAACATCGATT CCATCTTTGAAGTGGGTGGTGTCCCGTATTCTGTTCTGGAGCCCGTCCTGGAGAGGTGTACGCCTGACCAGCTGTACCGCATAGAGGAGTACAATCAC GTATTAATTGAAGAAACAGATCAATTATGGAAAGTTCATTGTCACCGAGACTTTAAGGAAGAGAGGCCAGAAGAGTACGAGTCATGGCGGGAGATGTACCTGCGGCTTCAGGATGCCCGGGAGCAGCGGCTACGCGTGCTGACCAAGAATATCAGATCTGCACATGCCAATAAGCCCAAAG GCCGACAAGCAAAGATGGCCTTTGTCAACTCTGTGGCCAAACCGCCTCGTGATGTTCGACGGAGACAAGAGAAGTTTGGAACCGGAGGAGCAGCTGTGCCTGAGAAAATTAG GATTAAGCCAGCCCCGTACCCCACAGGAAACAGCCACGCTCCCTCCGGCGGTGGCAACAGCTACGGCGCCAGCCCCGAGGAGCCGGCCTACGATGGTCCAAGCACCAGCGGTGCTCACTTGGCTCCCGTGCTCAGCACTGTTTCCTACGATCCTAGGAAACCGACTGTGAAGA AGATCGCCCCAATGATGGCCAAGACGATTAAAGCTTTCAAGAACAGGTTCTCCCGACGATAA